The Burkholderia mayonis genome window below encodes:
- the hpnK gene encoding hopanoid biosynthesis-associated protein HpnK: protein MAGPDAAPRALIFTADDFGLHPRVNAAVERAHRDGVLAAASLMVGASAVRDAVERAKRLPSLAVGLHIVLADGPATLPASDIPALVGPDGRFGDAMAKDGCRFFFLPHVRAQLRREIRAQFEAFAATGLTLDHVNTHKHFHLHPTVLSMIIDIGREFGLRAVRLPYEPSTPFWLKPWIGLVRARLDRAGIAHNDYVVGIEHTGAMDEAVLLDALAKLPPGVGEIYCHPAEPGDGPITPSMRDYRPADELAALLSPRVAAAVEAAGVACGGFADVFGGGARARMPRGARITGAQPS, encoded by the coding sequence GTGGCGGGTCCCGACGCGGCGCCGCGCGCGCTGATCTTCACGGCGGACGACTTCGGCCTGCATCCGCGGGTCAATGCGGCCGTCGAGCGCGCGCACCGCGACGGTGTGCTCGCGGCCGCGAGCCTGATGGTCGGCGCGAGCGCCGTGCGTGATGCGGTCGAGCGTGCGAAGCGCCTGCCGTCGCTCGCGGTCGGCCTGCACATCGTGCTCGCCGACGGGCCCGCGACGCTGCCCGCAAGCGACATCCCGGCGCTCGTCGGTCCCGACGGCCGCTTCGGCGACGCGATGGCGAAGGACGGCTGCCGCTTCTTCTTCCTGCCGCACGTGCGTGCGCAACTGCGCCGCGAGATCCGTGCGCAGTTCGAAGCGTTCGCGGCGACCGGGCTCACGCTCGATCACGTGAACACGCACAAGCATTTCCATCTGCATCCGACCGTGCTGTCGATGATCATCGACATCGGCCGCGAATTCGGGCTGCGCGCGGTGCGGCTGCCGTACGAGCCGTCAACGCCGTTCTGGCTGAAGCCGTGGATCGGGCTCGTGCGCGCGCGGCTCGACCGCGCGGGGATCGCGCACAACGATTACGTGGTCGGCATCGAGCACACGGGCGCGATGGACGAAGCCGTGCTGCTCGACGCGCTCGCAAAGCTGCCGCCGGGCGTCGGCGAAATCTACTGCCATCCGGCGGAGCCGGGCGACGGGCCGATCACGCCTTCGATGCGCGACTACCGGCCGGCAGACGAGCTCGCTGCGCTGCTGTCGCCGCGCGTCGCGGCCGCGGTGGAGGCGGCGGGCGTCGCATGCGGCGGCTTCGCCGACGTGTTCGGCGGCGGCGCGCGTGCGCGCATGCCGCGCGGCGCGCGGATCACCGGAGCGCAGCCGTCATGA
- a CDS encoding HpnL family protein, producing the protein MTRWIKWLGWPLGIAILLALVVHEGVGDVVRVIGQAGFALLWLVPFHGLPLLLDAHAWRLLLDKRASLPFLWWIATVREAVNRLLPVVGVGGEIVGIRLARWRVPDASRVTASVIVEVLVTIAVQYAFAALGLVLLLIATQESVGARTIGVALVLSLPMPVLAFVLMRRGGVFHAIERFASRLLGDSHRLLQGVDGKRLDADIDALMSRAGLLFRAFFWQLAGYVVGALEIYWALALLGHPVSIGGAVAIEAMTQAVRHAAFMVPGGLGVQEATVVLLAQMFGVDRETALSLALVKRVRELLFGALALGSWQLVELSRTRRRIRSHARRAARVAAAVAQREVESLP; encoded by the coding sequence ATGACCCGCTGGATCAAATGGCTCGGCTGGCCGCTCGGGATCGCGATCCTGCTCGCGCTCGTCGTGCACGAGGGTGTCGGCGACGTCGTTCGCGTGATCGGCCAGGCCGGTTTCGCGCTGTTGTGGCTCGTGCCGTTCCACGGGCTGCCGCTCTTGCTCGACGCGCACGCGTGGCGCCTGCTGCTCGACAAGCGCGCGTCGCTGCCGTTCCTCTGGTGGATCGCGACCGTGCGCGAGGCGGTGAACCGGCTGCTGCCCGTCGTCGGCGTCGGCGGCGAGATCGTCGGCATCCGGCTCGCGCGCTGGCGCGTGCCCGACGCGAGCCGCGTGACGGCGTCGGTGATCGTCGAGGTGCTCGTGACGATCGCCGTCCAGTACGCGTTCGCCGCGCTCGGCCTCGTGCTGCTCCTGATCGCGACGCAGGAGAGCGTCGGCGCGAGGACGATCGGCGTCGCGCTCGTGCTGTCGCTGCCGATGCCGGTGCTCGCGTTCGTGCTGATGCGCCGCGGCGGCGTTTTCCACGCGATCGAGCGCTTCGCGAGCCGGCTGCTCGGCGATTCGCACCGGCTGCTGCAAGGCGTCGACGGCAAGCGCCTCGACGCCGACATCGACGCGCTGATGTCGCGCGCGGGCTTGCTGTTCCGTGCGTTCTTCTGGCAACTGGCGGGTTATGTCGTCGGCGCGCTCGAGATCTACTGGGCGCTCGCGCTGCTCGGCCATCCGGTGTCGATCGGCGGCGCGGTCGCGATCGAGGCGATGACGCAAGCGGTGCGCCACGCGGCATTCATGGTGCCGGGCGGTCTGGGCGTCCAGGAGGCGACCGTCGTGCTGCTCGCGCAGATGTTCGGCGTCGATCGCGAAACGGCGCTGTCGCTCGCGCTCGTCAAGCGCGTGCGCGAGCTGCTGTTCGGCGCGCTCGCGCTCGGCTCGTGGCAGCTCGTCGAGTTGTCGCGCACGCGGCGGCGGATTCGCAGCCACGCGCGGCGCGCGGCCCGTGTGGCGGCCGCCGTTGCGCAGCGCGAGGTCGAGTCGTTGCCGTGA
- the bamE gene encoding outer membrane protein assembly factor BamE domain-containing protein, giving the protein MTMFRFRVLPVALLGAVLALAGCDDQQSEQTVQRFKDFFNAIKPAPLFLKGLTPGVTTEAEIRSQMGRPETERVYTDGSKRLEYPRGPMGNETYMVDIDANGRFTAATQVLTAANFAKIRPGMTEDEVRRLLGKPTEVARYPLKPETVWSWRWLEDGVNQDAFFNVHFGPDGIVYTTSRSDILKGH; this is encoded by the coding sequence ATGACGATGTTCCGATTCCGTGTCCTTCCCGTCGCTTTGCTTGGCGCGGTGCTCGCGCTTGCCGGCTGCGACGATCAGCAAAGCGAGCAGACCGTGCAGCGATTCAAGGATTTCTTCAACGCGATCAAACCCGCGCCGCTGTTCCTCAAGGGACTCACGCCCGGCGTGACGACCGAGGCCGAGATCCGCAGCCAGATGGGGCGTCCCGAGACCGAGCGGGTCTACACGGACGGCTCGAAGCGGCTCGAATATCCGCGCGGCCCGATGGGCAACGAGACCTATATGGTCGACATCGACGCGAACGGCCGCTTCACCGCGGCGACGCAGGTGCTGACGGCCGCGAACTTCGCGAAGATCCGGCCGGGCATGACGGAGGACGAGGTGCGGCGGCTGCTCGGCAAGCCGACCGAGGTCGCGCGCTATCCGCTCAAGCCGGAGACGGTGTGGAGCTGGCGCTGGCTCGAGGACGGCGTCAATCAGGACGCGTTCTTCAACGTCCATTTCGGACCGGACGGGATTGTTTATACGACGTCGCGCTCGGACATCCTGAAGGGTCACTGA
- a CDS encoding ABC transporter permease, translated as MFLYGFGPLIWAGTVQTIELSVLSLAAAIALGLIGAVAKLSHNRVLRAIATGYTTLIRSVPDLVLMLLLFYSIQIWLNQFTDLMNWDQIDIDPFVAGVLTLGFIYGAYFTETFRGAFLSVPRGQLEAGSAYGMSGMRVFARIMFPQMMRFALPGIGNNWQVLVKATALVSIIGLADVVKAAQDAGKSTFNMFFFILVAALIYLAITTVSNLVLKQLEKRYSIGVRHAEL; from the coding sequence GTGTTCCTATACGGCTTTGGTCCGCTCATCTGGGCCGGCACGGTGCAGACGATCGAGCTGTCGGTGCTGTCGCTCGCGGCCGCGATCGCGCTCGGCCTCATCGGCGCGGTGGCGAAGCTCTCGCACAATCGCGTGCTGCGCGCGATCGCGACGGGCTACACGACGCTCATCCGCTCGGTGCCTGATCTCGTGCTGATGCTGCTGCTCTTCTACAGCATCCAGATCTGGCTCAACCAGTTCACCGACCTGATGAACTGGGATCAGATCGACATCGATCCGTTCGTCGCGGGCGTGCTGACGCTCGGCTTCATCTACGGCGCGTACTTCACCGAGACGTTCCGCGGCGCGTTCCTGTCGGTGCCGCGCGGCCAGCTCGAAGCGGGCAGCGCGTACGGCATGAGCGGGATGCGCGTGTTCGCGAGGATCATGTTTCCTCAGATGATGCGCTTCGCGCTGCCCGGCATCGGCAACAATTGGCAGGTACTCGTGAAGGCCACGGCGCTCGTGTCGATCATCGGTCTGGCCGACGTCGTGAAAGCCGCGCAGGACGCGGGCAAGAGCACGTTCAACATGTTCTTCTTCATTCTCGTCGCGGCGCTCATTTATCTCGCGATCACGACGGTCTCCAATCTCGTGCTCAAGCAGCTCGAGAAGCGTTATTCCATCGGCGTGAGGCACGCGGAACTATGA
- a CDS encoding ABC transporter permease yields the protein MIEILQEFGRAFFYWDGQRMSGLAVTLWLLVASLAIGFVCAVPLAVARVSKNRWLSTPVRFYTYVFRGTPLYVQLLLIYTGMYSLAFVRDHAFLDAFFRSGFNCAILAFALNTCAYTTEIFAGAIRAIPHGEVEAARAYGMSPFTMYRRVILPSSLRRALPLYSNEVILMLHATTVAFTATVPDILKVARDANSATYMAFQSFGTAALIYLAVSFALVAAFRRAERHWLAYLAAGRH from the coding sequence ATGATCGAGATTCTCCAGGAATTCGGGCGCGCGTTCTTCTACTGGGACGGTCAGCGTATGTCGGGGCTTGCCGTCACGCTGTGGCTGCTCGTCGCGTCGCTTGCGATCGGCTTCGTCTGCGCGGTGCCGCTCGCGGTCGCGCGGGTGTCGAAGAATCGCTGGCTGTCGACGCCTGTGCGCTTCTACACGTACGTGTTTCGCGGCACGCCGCTCTACGTGCAGTTGCTCCTCATCTACACGGGGATGTACAGCCTCGCGTTCGTTCGCGATCATGCGTTCCTTGATGCGTTCTTCCGAAGCGGCTTCAACTGCGCGATCCTCGCGTTCGCGCTCAATACCTGCGCGTACACGACCGAGATCTTCGCGGGCGCGATCCGCGCGATTCCGCACGGCGAAGTCGAGGCGGCGCGCGCGTACGGGATGAGTCCGTTCACGATGTATCGCCGGGTGATCCTGCCGTCTTCGCTGCGCCGCGCCTTGCCGCTTTACAGCAACGAGGTGATCCTGATGCTGCATGCGACGACGGTTGCGTTCACGGCGACGGTGCCCGACATCCTGAAAGTCGCGCGCGACGCGAATTCGGCGACGTACATGGCGTTCCAGTCGTTCGGAACCGCCGCGCTGATCTATCTTGCGGTATCGTTCGCACTCGTCGCGGCCTTTCGCCGGGCGGAGCGCCACTGGCTCGCGTATCTCGCGGCCGGCCGTCATTGA
- a CDS encoding ABC transporter ATP-binding protein has product MAETTTTNAACKLEARDIHKRYGDNEVLKGVSLNAKAGDVISIIGASGSGKSTFLRCINFLERPNAGQIVVDGETVRTKADRAGNLEVADHKQLQRIRTKLAMVFQHFNLWAHMNVLENVMEAPVHVLGIPKREAEERAREYLEKVGLAPRVEKQYPSHLSGGQQQRVAIARALAMHPDVMLFDEPTSALDPELVGEVLKVMQKLAEEGRTMIVVTHEMGFARNVSNHVMFLHQGRTEEEGDPADVLARPQSERLKQFLSGSLK; this is encoded by the coding sequence TTGGCAGAGACCACGACCACGAACGCCGCGTGCAAGCTCGAGGCGCGGGACATCCACAAGCGCTACGGCGACAACGAGGTGCTGAAGGGCGTGTCGCTGAACGCGAAGGCGGGTGACGTCATCAGCATCATCGGCGCGAGCGGCTCGGGCAAGAGCACGTTCCTGCGCTGCATCAACTTCCTCGAGCGGCCGAACGCGGGGCAGATCGTCGTCGACGGCGAGACGGTGCGCACGAAGGCCGATCGCGCGGGCAATCTCGAAGTCGCCGATCACAAGCAACTGCAGCGGATCCGGACGAAGCTCGCGATGGTGTTTCAGCACTTCAATCTGTGGGCGCACATGAACGTGCTCGAGAACGTGATGGAAGCGCCCGTGCATGTGCTCGGCATTCCGAAGCGCGAGGCCGAGGAGCGCGCGCGCGAATACCTCGAGAAAGTGGGGCTGGCGCCGCGCGTCGAGAAGCAATATCCATCGCACCTGTCGGGCGGCCAGCAACAGCGGGTCGCGATCGCGCGGGCGCTGGCGATGCATCCGGACGTGATGCTGTTCGACGAGCCGACGTCGGCGCTCGATCCGGAGCTCGTCGGCGAGGTGCTGAAGGTGATGCAGAAGCTCGCGGAGGAAGGACGGACGATGATCGTCGTCACGCACGAGATGGGTTTCGCGCGCAACGTATCGAACCATGTGATGTTCCTGCACCAGGGGCGCACCGAGGAAGAGGGCGATCCGGCCGACGTGCTCGCGCGCCCGCAGAGCGAGCGCCTGAAGCAGTTTCTGTCCGGCAGCCTCAAGTAA
- a CDS encoding GlxA family transcriptional regulator, whose amino-acid sequence MSVNRPVSPARTIQVAIVALPPVSMSGVGPIVDALNLANEIDGRLLYRWQVCSWDGRAVPLAGGAQWHADAAFNDAIVCDWLIVVSERFQQFADYRLFLASLARVGQRTPLVTGIHHGVWWLAMAGQLSGYRVSVNWETYQQFAEQFERSIVTQQIFEIDRDRATCAGGQATVDFMLAMIGRDHGPELAERIADALGTGPLRSGEARQRIPFVTAPGERHPRLNDALLLMEANIEDPLTTDEIAGFVGVSRRQLERLFRQYLGAMPSKYYLNLRLLKARTQLQRTSKSVVQVSLACGFSSAAHFSNAYRERFGVTPREDRRAWLEKQHGKGGAEPPRAGALVERPSVED is encoded by the coding sequence ATGTCCGTGAATCGTCCAGTCAGTCCCGCCCGCACGATACAGGTGGCGATCGTCGCGTTGCCGCCCGTGTCGATGTCGGGTGTCGGGCCGATCGTCGACGCACTGAATCTCGCGAACGAGATCGACGGGCGTTTGTTGTACCGCTGGCAGGTGTGCTCGTGGGACGGCCGTGCGGTGCCGCTCGCGGGCGGCGCGCAATGGCACGCGGACGCCGCGTTCAACGACGCGATCGTCTGCGACTGGCTGATCGTCGTCAGCGAGCGGTTCCAGCAGTTCGCCGACTACCGGCTCTTTCTCGCGAGTCTCGCGCGGGTCGGCCAGCGCACGCCGCTCGTGACGGGCATCCACCACGGCGTGTGGTGGCTTGCGATGGCGGGGCAACTGTCGGGCTACCGGGTGAGCGTGAACTGGGAGACGTACCAGCAGTTCGCCGAGCAGTTCGAGCGCTCGATCGTCACGCAGCAGATCTTCGAAATCGACCGTGATCGCGCGACGTGCGCGGGCGGCCAGGCGACCGTCGACTTCATGCTCGCGATGATCGGCCGCGATCACGGGCCGGAGCTGGCGGAGCGGATTGCGGACGCGCTCGGCACGGGGCCGCTTCGGAGCGGCGAGGCGCGCCAGCGGATTCCGTTCGTGACGGCGCCGGGCGAGCGACACCCGCGGCTGAACGATGCGCTGTTGCTGATGGAGGCAAACATCGAGGATCCGCTGACGACGGACGAGATCGCGGGGTTCGTCGGCGTGTCGAGGCGGCAACTCGAGCGACTCTTCAGACAGTATCTCGGCGCGATGCCGTCGAAGTACTACCTCAATTTGCGGCTGCTGAAGGCGCGCACGCAGTTGCAGCGTACGAGCAAATCCGTCGTGCAGGTCAGTCTCGCCTGCGGGTTTTCTTCGGCCGCGCATTTTTCGAATGCCTATCGGGAGCGGTTCGGCGTCACGCCGCGCGAGGATCGGCGAGCGTGGCTCGAGAAGCAGCACGGGAAGGGGGGCGCCGAGCCGCCTCGGGCGGGGGCTTTGGTGGAGCGGCCTTCTGTTGAGGACTGA
- a CDS encoding aspartate aminotransferase family protein produces the protein MKSPNVSRQTFDEVMVPVFAPAPFVPDRGEGSRVWDTEGRDYVDFAGGIAVTALGHGHPALLKVLDEQSRKLWHIGNGYTNEPVLRLAKRLESLTFADRAFFANSGAEANEAALKLARRVAFERHGADKYEIVSFLQSFHGRTFFTVSVGGQPKYSEGFGPVPAGIRHLPFNDIAAAKAAIGPKTCAVIVEPIQGEGGVIPADPAFLKALREACDAHGALLIFDEVQTGVGRTGHFYAYMDTGVTPDILTTAKALGNGFPIGAMLTTKALAAHFKVGVHGTTYGGNPLASAIAEKVVELVSDPALLEGVKERSERLKATLDKINARFKLFKEVRGKGLLIGVELVDAFDGRAKDFVSAAAEHGVIMLIAGPNVLRFAPSLVIPLDVLDEGLARFEKAVEQVLAAQAEAASR, from the coding sequence ATGAAGAGCCCGAACGTGTCCCGTCAGACTTTCGATGAAGTGATGGTGCCGGTGTTCGCCCCCGCGCCGTTCGTGCCCGATCGCGGCGAAGGCTCGCGCGTGTGGGACACGGAAGGCCGCGACTATGTCGACTTCGCGGGCGGCATCGCCGTCACCGCGCTGGGTCACGGCCATCCGGCGCTCCTCAAGGTGCTCGACGAGCAAAGCCGCAAGCTCTGGCACATCGGCAACGGCTACACGAACGAGCCTGTTCTGCGCCTCGCGAAGCGCCTCGAATCGCTCACGTTCGCCGATCGCGCATTCTTCGCGAACTCCGGCGCCGAAGCGAACGAGGCCGCCCTCAAGCTCGCGCGCCGCGTCGCGTTCGAACGGCACGGCGCCGACAAGTACGAGATCGTGTCGTTCCTCCAGTCGTTCCACGGCCGCACGTTCTTCACGGTCAGCGTCGGCGGACAACCGAAGTATTCCGAAGGCTTCGGCCCCGTGCCCGCAGGCATCCGGCATCTGCCGTTCAACGACATCGCCGCCGCCAAGGCCGCAATCGGCCCGAAGACCTGCGCCGTGATCGTCGAGCCGATCCAGGGCGAGGGCGGCGTCATTCCCGCCGATCCCGCATTCCTGAAGGCGCTGCGCGAAGCGTGCGACGCGCACGGCGCACTCCTCATCTTCGACGAGGTGCAGACGGGCGTCGGCCGCACCGGCCACTTCTACGCGTACATGGACACGGGCGTCACGCCCGACATCCTGACTACCGCGAAGGCGCTCGGCAATGGCTTCCCGATCGGCGCGATGCTCACGACGAAAGCACTCGCCGCGCACTTCAAGGTCGGCGTGCACGGCACGACGTACGGCGGCAACCCGCTCGCGTCGGCGATCGCCGAGAAGGTCGTCGAGCTCGTCAGCGATCCGGCGCTCCTCGAGGGCGTCAAGGAACGCAGCGAGCGGCTGAAGGCCACGCTCGACAAGATCAATGCGCGCTTCAAGCTCTTCAAGGAAGTCCGCGGCAAGGGCCTCCTGATCGGCGTCGAGCTCGTCGACGCGTTCGACGGCCGCGCGAAGGATTTCGTGTCGGCTGCGGCCGAGCACGGCGTCATCATGCTGATCGCGGGCCCGAACGTGCTGCGCTTCGCGCCGTCGCTCGTGATCCCGCTCGACGTGCTCGACGAAGGTCTCGCGCGCTTCGAGAAGGCGGTCGAGCAAGTGCTCGCCGCGCAAGCCGAAGCGGCCTCGCGCTAA
- the aruF gene encoding arginine/ornithine succinyltransferase subunit alpha — protein sequence MLFVRPGRLADLDALAQMARTAQPVLHSLPHDRAALEARVALSEDSFRAEVDFPGEEFYLFVLEDGATGKLLGTASIVAAAGYAEPFYAFRNDALIHASRELHVNRKIHALTMSHELTGKSRLAGFYVDPSLRGDAAAHLISRARMMYVAANRSRFTPEVFSLLLGVTDETGASPFWEAVGRKFFGRDFAAVEIESGGRSRTFIAEVMPTYPLYVPLLPEAAQRVLGEPNEHALLAYDIHLEEGFEPDRYVDIFDAGPVLTAQVDRAACVTKNAQRTVREAARAHGDTTYLLSSGRGDAFRCVLADLPDDSADAPLPADARAALGVADGDTVRCVPLHQRDGQPTDQPGDAA from the coding sequence ATGCTCTTCGTACGCCCCGGCAGACTCGCCGATCTCGACGCGCTCGCGCAGATGGCGCGCACCGCGCAACCCGTGCTGCATTCGCTGCCGCACGACCGCGCCGCGCTCGAAGCGCGCGTCGCGCTTTCCGAAGACTCGTTTCGCGCGGAAGTCGACTTCCCCGGCGAGGAGTTCTATCTGTTCGTGCTCGAGGACGGCGCGACGGGCAAATTGCTCGGCACCGCGAGCATCGTCGCCGCGGCCGGCTACGCGGAGCCGTTCTACGCGTTTCGCAACGACGCGCTGATCCACGCGTCGCGCGAGTTGCACGTGAACCGCAAGATCCACGCGCTCACGATGTCGCACGAATTGACGGGCAAGAGCCGGCTCGCCGGCTTCTACGTCGATCCGTCGCTGCGCGGCGACGCCGCCGCGCACCTGATCTCGCGCGCACGGATGATGTACGTCGCCGCGAACCGCAGCCGCTTCACGCCCGAGGTGTTCTCGCTGCTGCTCGGCGTCACCGACGAAACGGGCGCGTCGCCGTTCTGGGAGGCGGTCGGCCGCAAGTTCTTCGGCCGCGACTTCGCCGCGGTCGAGATCGAATCGGGCGGCCGAAGCCGCACGTTCATCGCCGAAGTGATGCCGACCTATCCGCTCTACGTGCCGCTCCTGCCCGAAGCCGCGCAGCGCGTGCTCGGCGAGCCGAACGAGCATGCGCTCCTCGCGTACGACATCCATCTCGAGGAAGGCTTCGAGCCAGACCGCTACGTCGACATCTTCGACGCCGGCCCCGTGCTGACCGCGCAGGTCGACCGCGCCGCGTGCGTGACGAAGAACGCGCAGCGCACGGTGCGCGAGGCGGCGCGCGCGCACGGCGACACCACGTATCTGCTGTCGAGCGGGCGCGGCGACGCGTTTCGCTGCGTGCTCGCGGACCTGCCCGACGACAGCGCCGACGCGCCGCTGCCCGCCGACGCGCGCGCGGCGCTCGGCGTCGCCGACGGCGACACGGTGCGCTGCGTGCCGCTGCATCAGCGCGACGGCCAACCGACGGACCAACCAGGAGACGCAGCATGA
- the astA gene encoding arginine N-succinyltransferase codes for MIVVRVVQTGDVDALVALAQETGPGLTTFKPDRDALAARIERTRRTLENCATPAEAGYFFVMEDSQSGDIAGVCGIETEVGLAQPFYNYRVSTVVHASQDLGVWTKMSLLNISHDLTGYAEVCSLFLSPRYRTGGFGGLLSRSRFMFIAQFRERFPERICAELRGHFDEDGTSPFWRAVGSHFYQIDFNAADYLSSHGRKSFLAELMPRFPVYVDLLPQDAQDCIGVTHRDTLPARKMLEAEGLRYQNHVDIFDAGPVLECHVSDLRTVRESVVAPVEIGAPAARADAPRSLVSNTSLSDFRVGVAPGLVVNGAFTLSAGDAAALRVSEGDFVRVLPLKPKQG; via the coding sequence ATGATCGTCGTTCGGGTCGTACAAACGGGCGACGTGGACGCGCTCGTCGCGCTCGCGCAGGAAACCGGACCGGGCCTCACCACGTTCAAGCCGGATCGCGACGCGCTCGCCGCGCGCATCGAGCGCACGCGCCGCACGCTCGAGAATTGCGCGACGCCCGCCGAAGCCGGCTATTTCTTCGTGATGGAAGATTCGCAGTCGGGCGACATCGCCGGCGTATGCGGGATCGAGACCGAGGTCGGCCTCGCGCAGCCGTTCTACAACTATCGCGTGAGCACGGTCGTCCACGCGAGTCAGGATCTCGGCGTGTGGACGAAGATGTCGCTCCTGAACATCTCGCACGACCTGACGGGCTATGCGGAAGTGTGCTCGCTGTTCCTGAGCCCGCGCTACCGGACGGGCGGCTTCGGCGGCCTGTTGTCGCGCTCGCGCTTCATGTTCATCGCGCAGTTTCGCGAACGGTTTCCCGAGCGCATCTGTGCGGAGCTGCGCGGCCACTTCGACGAAGACGGCACGTCGCCGTTCTGGCGCGCGGTTGGTTCGCACTTCTATCAGATCGATTTCAACGCCGCGGACTACCTGAGCTCGCATGGCCGCAAGTCGTTCCTCGCGGAACTGATGCCGCGCTTTCCGGTTTACGTCGACCTGCTGCCGCAGGACGCGCAGGACTGCATCGGCGTCACGCACCGCGACACGCTGCCCGCGCGCAAGATGCTCGAGGCGGAAGGGCTGCGCTATCAGAACCACGTCGACATCTTCGACGCGGGCCCCGTGCTCGAATGCCACGTCTCGGATCTGCGCACGGTGCGCGAAAGTGTCGTCGCGCCGGTCGAGATCGGCGCGCCCGCCGCGCGCGCCGACGCGCCGCGCTCGCTCGTGTCGAACACGTCGCTGTCCGATTTCCGCGTCGGCGTCGCACCGGGGCTCGTCGTGAACGGCGCGTTCACGCTGTCGGCCGGCGATGCCGCCGCGCTGCGCGTGAGCGAGGGCGATTTCGTGCGCGTGCTGCCGCTCAAACCCAAACAGGGATAA
- the astD gene encoding succinylglutamate-semialdehyde dehydrogenase: MTELFIDGAWVDGAGPVFSSRNPGTNARVWEGASASAADVDRAVASARRAFAGWSALDLDARCAIAKRFAALLVERKEALATMIGRETGKPLWEARTEVASMAAKVDISITAYHERTGERRAPMADGVAVLRHRPHGVVAVFGPYNFPGHLPNGHIVPALIAGNTVVFKPSELAPGVARATVEIWRDAGLPAGVLNLVQGEKDAGVALANHRQIDGLFFTGSSDTGTLLHRQFGGRPEIVLALEMGGNNPLVVADVEDVDAAVHHAIQSAFLSAGQRCTCARRILVPQGAFGDRFLTRFADVASKITADVYDADPQPFMGAVISARAAARLVAAQARLVELGAVPIIEMKQRDSALGFVNASILDVTDVRDLPDEEHFGPLAQIVRYRGLDDAIARANDTAFGLSAGLLADDGQAWDTFRRAIRAGIVNWNRPTNGASSAAPFGGAGRSGNHRPSAYYAADYCAYPMASVESAQLQMPASLSPGLHF, from the coding sequence ATGACTGAACTCTTCATCGACGGCGCCTGGGTCGACGGCGCCGGCCCCGTCTTCTCGTCGCGCAACCCGGGCACGAACGCACGCGTGTGGGAAGGCGCGAGCGCGTCGGCCGCCGACGTCGACCGCGCGGTCGCCAGCGCGCGGCGCGCGTTCGCCGGCTGGTCGGCGCTCGATCTCGACGCGCGCTGCGCGATCGCCAAGCGCTTCGCGGCGCTCCTCGTCGAGCGCAAGGAAGCGCTCGCGACGATGATCGGCCGGGAAACCGGCAAGCCGCTGTGGGAAGCGCGCACCGAAGTCGCGTCGATGGCGGCGAAGGTCGACATCTCGATCACCGCCTATCACGAGCGCACGGGCGAAAGGCGCGCGCCGATGGCCGACGGCGTCGCGGTGCTGCGGCACCGTCCGCATGGCGTCGTCGCGGTGTTTGGTCCCTACAACTTCCCGGGTCATTTGCCGAACGGGCACATCGTACCGGCGCTCATCGCAGGCAACACGGTCGTGTTCAAGCCATCGGAGCTCGCGCCCGGCGTCGCGCGCGCGACCGTCGAGATCTGGCGCGACGCGGGGCTGCCAGCGGGCGTGCTGAATCTCGTGCAGGGCGAGAAGGACGCGGGCGTCGCGCTTGCGAACCATCGGCAGATCGACGGGCTCTTCTTCACCGGCAGCTCGGACACGGGCACGCTGCTGCACAGGCAGTTCGGCGGCCGGCCCGAGATCGTGCTCGCGCTCGAGATGGGCGGCAACAATCCGCTCGTCGTCGCCGACGTCGAGGACGTCGATGCGGCCGTCCATCACGCGATCCAGTCGGCGTTCCTGTCGGCGGGGCAGCGCTGCACGTGCGCGCGCCGCATCCTCGTGCCGCAAGGCGCGTTCGGCGACCGCTTCCTCACGCGCTTCGCGGACGTCGCGTCGAAGATCACGGCGGATGTCTACGACGCCGATCCGCAGCCGTTCATGGGCGCGGTGATCTCGGCGCGGGCGGCCGCGCGTCTCGTCGCCGCGCAGGCGCGGCTCGTCGAGCTGGGCGCTGTGCCGATCATCGAGATGAAGCAGCGCGATTCCGCGCTCGGCTTCGTGAACGCGTCGATCCTCGACGTGACCGACGTGCGCGATTTGCCCGACGAGGAGCACTTCGGCCCGCTCGCGCAGATCGTTCGCTATCGCGGCCTCGACGACGCGATCGCGCGCGCGAACGACACCGCGTTCGGCCTGTCGGCGGGGCTCCTCGCCGACGACGGCCAAGCCTGGGACACGTTCCGCCGCGCGATTCGCGCGGGCATCGTGAACTGGAACCGGCCGACCAACGGCGCGTCGTCTGCGGCGCCGTTCGGCGGCGCGGGCCGCTCGGGCAATCATCGCCCGAGCGCGTACTACGCGGCCGATTACTGCGCGTACCCGATGGCGTCGGTCGAAAGCGCGCAATTGCAGATGCCCGCGAGCCTGTCGCCGGGCCTTCATTTCTGA